In Amycolatopsis sp. EV170708-02-1, the following are encoded in one genomic region:
- a CDS encoding AraC family transcriptional regulator, producing MDPLAGLLDGPRARGAFLLKSVMTPPWSLRIEDEAPLTVMAQVRGESWVVPEHGDAVRLGTGDIAIARGPDPYLVADDPATPPQAMILPGQECLTPDGKHLTDLSDLGVRTWGDDPDGPVVLLTGTYPLEGEISKRLLNALPSLLVVRDEEWDNPLVSLLAAEIVKDTPGQEAVLDRVLDLLLVAALRTWFDRPDAAAPAWYRAHSDPVVGRALKLLQHKPSEPWTVASLAADTGVSRAAFARRFTAAVGEPPMTYLSSWRIALAADLLRQHPDVTIGAVARQVGYGSSFALSTAFKREHGVSPQGYRAGVA from the coding sequence ATGGATCCTCTCGCCGGCCTGCTCGACGGACCCCGCGCGCGCGGCGCGTTCCTGCTGAAGTCGGTCATGACCCCGCCGTGGTCACTGCGGATCGAGGACGAGGCGCCGCTGACGGTGATGGCGCAGGTCCGCGGCGAGTCCTGGGTGGTGCCCGAACACGGGGACGCGGTCCGCCTCGGCACCGGCGACATCGCCATCGCCCGCGGCCCGGACCCGTATCTCGTCGCGGACGACCCCGCCACGCCACCGCAGGCGATGATCCTGCCGGGGCAGGAATGCCTGACCCCGGACGGGAAACACCTCACCGACCTGTCGGATCTCGGCGTCCGCACCTGGGGCGACGACCCGGACGGCCCCGTCGTCCTGCTCACCGGCACCTACCCGCTGGAGGGCGAGATCAGCAAACGGCTCCTCAACGCGCTGCCGTCGCTGCTGGTCGTCCGGGACGAGGAGTGGGACAACCCGCTGGTGTCACTGCTCGCCGCTGAAATCGTCAAGGACACGCCCGGTCAGGAAGCCGTCCTGGACCGCGTGCTCGATCTGCTCCTGGTCGCCGCGCTGCGCACGTGGTTCGACCGGCCAGACGCCGCGGCACCCGCCTGGTACCGCGCGCATAGCGATCCCGTCGTCGGACGCGCGCTGAAACTGTTGCAGCACAAGCCTTCCGAACCGTGGACCGTGGCGAGCCTCGCGGCCGACACCGGCGTGTCCCGTGCCGCGTTCGCCCGGCGGTTCACCGCCGCGGTCGGCGAACCGCCGATGACCTACCTCTCGAGCTGGCGGATCGCGCTCGCCGCGGATCTCCTGCGCCAGCACCCCGACGTCACGATCGGCGCGGTCGCCCGGCAGGTCGGCTACGGCAGCTCGTTCGCGCTCAGCACCGCGTTCAAACGCGAACACGGCGTCAGCCCGCAGGGTTACCGCGCCGGCGTCGCGTAA
- a CDS encoding RNA polymerase sigma factor has translation MTSELDAAITRAFREESGQVIATLIRVTGDWDLAEECVQEAFALALRTWPRDGVPAKPGAWLTTAARNRATDRIRREAVGAAKLREAAELNVPAEPEWDESGVHDDRLRLIFTCCHPALPLEGQVALALRTLAGLTTAEIARAFLVSEATMSQRLVRVKRKIRTAGIPYRVPPADLLPERTAAVLGMLYLLFNEGYSASAGTDLLRPDLSVEAIRLARILASLMPDEPEVLGLLALLLLHDARRATRVDGQGTLVSLEDQDRGGWNSAEIAEGTELLETALRRGVPGQYQIQAAIAACHATAAHASDTDWAQIAALYGELLRFVPSPVVELNRAVAVAMAEGPDAGLELVDKLTADGSLPGYHLLPATRADLLRRLDRLDEAADAYREALALAGTDAERAYLSGKLAEIS, from the coding sequence GTGACCTCCGAACTCGACGCCGCGATCACGCGGGCGTTCCGCGAGGAATCGGGGCAGGTGATCGCCACCCTGATCCGCGTCACCGGCGACTGGGACCTCGCCGAGGAATGCGTCCAAGAGGCGTTCGCGCTCGCGTTGCGCACCTGGCCCCGCGACGGCGTCCCCGCGAAACCCGGCGCGTGGCTGACGACAGCGGCGCGCAACCGCGCCACCGACCGGATCCGGCGAGAGGCCGTCGGCGCGGCGAAACTGCGCGAAGCCGCCGAACTGAACGTCCCCGCCGAGCCGGAATGGGACGAGAGTGGCGTCCACGACGACCGGCTCCGGCTGATCTTCACCTGCTGCCATCCCGCGCTGCCGCTGGAGGGACAGGTCGCGCTCGCGCTGCGGACGTTGGCCGGGCTCACCACCGCCGAGATCGCCCGCGCCTTCCTCGTCTCCGAGGCGACGATGTCGCAGCGCCTGGTCCGGGTGAAACGGAAGATCCGCACGGCGGGCATCCCGTACCGGGTCCCGCCCGCCGATCTGCTGCCCGAACGCACGGCCGCGGTGCTGGGGATGCTGTACCTGCTGTTCAACGAGGGCTACTCGGCCAGCGCCGGCACCGATCTGCTCCGGCCTGACCTGTCCGTGGAGGCCATCAGGCTCGCCCGGATCCTTGCGAGCCTCATGCCGGACGAACCGGAAGTCCTGGGGCTGCTGGCCCTGCTGCTCCTGCACGACGCCCGCCGGGCTACGCGCGTCGACGGTCAGGGCACGCTCGTCTCGCTCGAAGACCAGGACCGCGGCGGCTGGAACTCCGCCGAGATCGCCGAGGGCACGGAGTTGCTGGAGACCGCGCTCCGCCGCGGGGTTCCGGGGCAGTACCAGATCCAGGCCGCCATCGCCGCCTGCCACGCGACGGCCGCCCACGCCTCCGACACCGACTGGGCGCAGATCGCCGCCCTCTACGGGGAGCTACTGCGTTTCGTGCCCTCACCGGTCGTCGAGCTGAACCGCGCGGTCGCCGTCGCCATGGCCGAAGGCCCCGACGCCGGGCTCGAACTGGTCGACAAGCTCACCGCGGACGGCAGTCTCCCCGGCTACCACCTGCTTCCCGCTACCCGCGCGGACCTGCTCCGGCGGCTCGACCGGCTCGACGAGGCCGCCGACGCCTACCGCGAGGCGCTCGCGCTCGCCGGCACTGACGCCGAGCGCGCCTACCTGTCGGGAAAACTCGCCGAAATCTCCTGA
- a CDS encoding alpha/beta fold hydrolase, protein MAVLDVPGARLHHTVTGSGPVLLCIPGGAADSAMFAPIAGLLAEHYTVITYDPRGISRSPLDDPDGEQRIEAHTDDALRLLDSVSSEPAVIFASSGGCMQAFDLVTRHPGRVKTLLAHEPPLTALLPGQPDGDPDELQRLHREHGIEAAMAKFMADAGFEMDQSVLPPEMRKNMEFFVVHLMNMIGDFTPDYEALKASDTRIVVGVGKDSAGQPAHEAAVLAAARLGVEPTYFPGDHGGFAAEAATFAPLLREVLDA, encoded by the coding sequence ATGGCCGTTCTCGACGTCCCCGGCGCCCGGCTGCACCACACCGTGACCGGCAGCGGTCCGGTTCTGCTGTGCATTCCCGGTGGCGCGGCCGATTCCGCCATGTTCGCGCCGATCGCGGGCCTGCTCGCGGAGCACTACACGGTGATCACCTACGACCCGCGCGGGATCTCCCGCAGCCCCCTCGACGATCCGGACGGGGAACAACGGATCGAGGCCCACACCGACGACGCGCTGCGCCTGCTCGACAGTGTGAGCTCGGAACCGGCGGTGATCTTCGCGTCCAGCGGTGGTTGCATGCAGGCCTTCGATCTCGTGACCCGCCATCCCGGGCGGGTGAAGACTCTGCTGGCGCACGAACCGCCGCTGACGGCCCTGCTGCCCGGCCAACCCGACGGTGACCCGGACGAACTGCAGCGCCTCCACCGTGAACACGGCATCGAGGCGGCGATGGCGAAGTTCATGGCCGACGCCGGTTTCGAGATGGACCAGAGCGTTCTCCCACCGGAGATGCGGAAGAACATGGAGTTCTTCGTCGTGCACCTGATGAACATGATCGGAGACTTCACTCCGGACTACGAAGCGCTGAAGGCGTCGGACACCCGGATCGTCGTCGGTGTCGGGAAGGACTCGGCCGGGCAGCCCGCGCACGAGGCGGCGGTGCTCGCGGCCGCTCGTCTCGGGGTGGAGCCGACCTACTTCCCCGGTGACCACGGTGGTTTCGCCGCCGAGGCCGCCACGTTCGCTCCGCTGCTTCGGGAGGTGCTCGACGCCTGA
- a CDS encoding YafY family protein gives MRADRLVATLLLMQARGRVTASELADELEISVATARRDLEALSAAGVPVYPQPGRGGGWSLVGGARTDLSGLSASEAQALFLLAGPAASISPEVKSALRKLVRALPDTFRADAQAAADAVVIDPSRWGEREKERPELLTVLQAGIVRRRKVRFGYAKKGAEPVERVVDPWGLVDKDDIWYLIAGTEKGQRTFRVDRMSDAEVTDLPAARPDDFELTRAWEQVVDRVEQRRSGLDATVLIAERHLPILQDHFGRQARVEETLDDGRVRVTVSAPVAWMIAQQLAGWGSMIEVLGPASVQEELARIGAELVERYATPAR, from the coding sequence ATGCGTGCCGATCGCCTGGTGGCCACCCTCCTGCTGATGCAGGCGCGTGGCCGCGTCACGGCTTCAGAACTGGCGGACGAGCTGGAGATCTCGGTCGCCACCGCCCGGCGCGACCTCGAGGCGTTGTCGGCCGCGGGCGTCCCGGTGTACCCGCAGCCCGGCCGGGGCGGCGGCTGGTCGCTCGTCGGCGGCGCGCGGACCGACCTCAGTGGACTGTCGGCGTCGGAGGCTCAGGCGCTGTTCCTGCTCGCCGGTCCGGCGGCGTCGATCTCGCCCGAGGTGAAATCCGCGCTGCGGAAGCTGGTCCGGGCCCTGCCGGACACGTTCCGCGCCGACGCGCAGGCCGCCGCGGACGCGGTCGTCATCGACCCGTCGCGGTGGGGTGAGCGAGAGAAGGAGCGGCCCGAATTGCTCACCGTGCTGCAAGCCGGGATCGTGCGTCGTCGCAAGGTCCGGTTCGGCTACGCGAAGAAGGGCGCGGAACCGGTGGAGCGGGTGGTGGATCCGTGGGGGCTCGTGGACAAGGACGACATCTGGTACCTCATCGCGGGCACCGAGAAGGGCCAGCGCACCTTCCGCGTCGACCGCATGTCCGACGCCGAGGTCACCGATCTGCCCGCGGCGCGGCCGGACGATTTCGAACTGACGCGCGCGTGGGAGCAGGTGGTCGACCGGGTCGAGCAACGGCGTTCGGGCCTGGACGCGACCGTGCTCATCGCCGAGCGGCATCTGCCGATCCTCCAGGACCACTTCGGACGGCAGGCGCGGGTCGAGGAGACGCTCGACGACGGGCGTGTGCGGGTGACGGTGTCGGCGCCGGTGGCGTGGATGATCGCCCAGCAGCTCGCGGGCTGGGGCTCGATGATCGAAGTGCTGGGCCCGGCGTCGGTCCAGGAGGAACTCGCGCGGATCGGCGCGGAACTGGTCGAGCGTTACGCGACGCCGGCGCGGTAA
- a CDS encoding NmrA family transcriptional regulator yields the protein MTNTKNNETVLVLGATGKTGSRVSQRLTDLGIDVRKASRPVFDWDDRSTWSAAVTGISAAYLTYYPDLAFPGAAEAIRDFSKLAVDHGVRRLVLLSGRGEEEAVVSEQGVRESGAEWTVVRASWFAQNFSEHFLLEPVLAGEIVLPAGSVTEPFIDVEDIVDVTVAALTTDGHDGEVYELTGPRLLSFADAAAEIGKASGRDVRYVPVSAAEFAAGAAEQGVPEEEIEGLTDLFTRVLDGRNSSITGDVERVLGRPARDFSEYAAKAAATGVWNR from the coding sequence ATGACGAACACGAAGAACAACGAGACGGTCCTGGTCCTCGGCGCGACGGGCAAGACCGGGAGCCGGGTCTCGCAGCGGCTGACCGACCTCGGGATCGACGTCCGGAAGGCTTCGCGGCCGGTGTTCGACTGGGACGACCGGTCGACCTGGTCGGCCGCGGTCACCGGAATCAGCGCCGCCTACCTGACCTACTACCCGGATCTGGCCTTCCCCGGTGCGGCGGAAGCCATCCGCGACTTCTCGAAGCTGGCCGTGGACCACGGTGTCCGGCGGCTGGTCCTGCTGTCCGGCCGCGGCGAAGAGGAAGCCGTGGTCAGCGAACAGGGAGTGCGGGAGTCCGGTGCCGAGTGGACGGTCGTGCGGGCCAGCTGGTTCGCGCAGAACTTCAGCGAGCATTTCCTGCTGGAACCGGTGCTCGCCGGGGAGATCGTGCTGCCCGCCGGGTCGGTGACCGAGCCGTTCATCGACGTCGAGGACATCGTCGACGTGACGGTGGCGGCGCTGACCACCGACGGGCACGACGGCGAGGTGTACGAGCTGACCGGCCCCCGATTGCTGAGTTTCGCGGACGCGGCGGCGGAAATCGGCAAGGCTTCGGGGCGGGATGTCCGGTACGTTCCGGTCTCCGCCGCGGAATTCGCCGCGGGAGCGGCCGAACAGGGCGTGCCGGAGGAGGAGATCGAGGGCCTGACCGATCTGTTCACGCGCGTCCTCGACGGCCGGAACTCTTCGATCACCGGTGATGTGGAGCGGGTGCTGGGCAGGCCCGCGAGGGACTTCTCCGAATATGCCGCGAAAGCGGCGGCCACCGGGGTCTGGAATCGATGA
- a CDS encoding SDR family NAD(P)-dependent oxidoreductase — MAGAVIIGAGPGIGRSVAHRFAKEGLPITLLARSAATLEPLAAELGTTLALTADVTDEASLRAALDTAVREHGVPDVVVYNAAIIQADAPGELSVERHLAAWSVNVVGAITTAAQVAPGMAERGSGTIIVTGGMPETVPAYTSLSLGKAGVRALVSLLDKQFGPSGVHVATVTVAGPVAKGTPFDPDDIAEHYWRLHTQPRDKWQQEIVHEG, encoded by the coding sequence ATGGCAGGCGCAGTGATCATCGGCGCGGGACCGGGTATCGGCCGCTCGGTCGCGCACCGATTCGCCAAGGAAGGGCTGCCGATCACCTTGCTGGCCCGAAGCGCGGCGACCCTGGAGCCGCTGGCCGCCGAGCTCGGAACCACGCTGGCACTCACCGCCGACGTCACCGACGAAGCCTCCCTCAGGGCCGCTCTCGACACCGCCGTGCGGGAGCACGGGGTGCCCGACGTCGTGGTCTACAACGCGGCGATCATCCAGGCCGACGCTCCCGGCGAGCTGTCCGTCGAACGGCATCTCGCGGCGTGGTCGGTCAACGTCGTCGGAGCGATCACCACCGCCGCCCAGGTCGCGCCGGGCATGGCCGAGCGCGGATCGGGCACCATCATCGTGACCGGCGGGATGCCCGAAACCGTTCCCGCGTACACCAGCCTCTCGCTCGGAAAGGCGGGTGTCAGAGCGCTGGTTTCCCTGCTGGACAAGCAATTCGGTCCTTCAGGGGTGCATGTCGCCACGGTGACCGTCGCCGGTCCCGTCGCGAAAGGAACCCCGTTCGACCCCGACGACATCGCCGAGCACTACTGGCGGCTGCACACGCAGCCACGAGACAAGTGGCAGCAGGAAATCGTCCACGAGGGGTAG
- a CDS encoding SGNH/GDSL hydrolase family protein: MTRWGRLARIAAVAGTALTLVGIGTPALASAERQVYVAMGDSFSAGSVVLPQSDLLTCARSAINYAGLLAKEIDVDELRDVTCGAATTSHFSNPQKGIISGTNPPQYDALSADTTLVTVGIGGNDIGLVGLATSCVNLLPVGASCKAANTTGGVDKYATKIDAFAATYGTVIEQIRQRAPRAEIVMVGYPTGIKSGGCWPLVPVLPQDADYIQANIDRLNARMAEQSAAHGAKYVDIRTPSIGHDACQPIGVKWIEGLIPSVVNNSFAPLHPNAAGLAAVVPSIRKVL, encoded by the coding sequence GTGACACGCTGGGGAAGACTCGCCCGGATCGCCGCGGTGGCGGGCACCGCACTGACCCTCGTCGGAATCGGGACACCGGCCCTCGCCTCGGCGGAGCGGCAGGTGTACGTCGCGATGGGTGACTCGTTCTCGGCGGGCTCGGTGGTGCTGCCGCAGTCCGATCTGCTCACCTGCGCCCGGTCGGCGATCAACTACGCGGGCCTGCTGGCGAAGGAGATCGACGTCGACGAACTGCGCGATGTCACCTGCGGCGCTGCGACCACGTCGCATTTCAGCAACCCGCAGAAGGGCATCATCTCCGGCACGAACCCGCCGCAGTACGACGCGCTCTCGGCCGACACGACCCTGGTGACCGTCGGCATCGGCGGCAACGACATCGGCTTGGTCGGGCTCGCGACCTCGTGCGTGAACCTGCTGCCGGTGGGCGCCTCGTGCAAGGCGGCCAACACCACGGGCGGGGTGGACAAGTACGCCACCAAGATCGACGCGTTCGCCGCGACCTACGGCACGGTGATCGAGCAGATCCGCCAGCGCGCCCCGCGGGCCGAGATCGTCATGGTGGGCTACCCGACCGGGATCAAATCCGGCGGCTGCTGGCCGCTCGTCCCGGTCCTGCCGCAGGACGCCGACTACATCCAGGCCAATATCGACCGGCTCAACGCGCGGATGGCCGAGCAGTCCGCCGCGCACGGCGCGAAGTACGTCGACATCCGGACGCCCAGCATCGGTCACGACGCCTGCCAGCCGATCGGCGTCAAATGGATCGAAGGGCTCATCCCGTCGGTGGTGAACAACAGCTTCGCCCCGCTGCACCCGAACGCCGCCGGGCTCGCAGCCGTGGTGCCGAGTATCCGGAAGGTGCTGTAG
- a CDS encoding DUF1772 domain-containing protein, which produces MATLSEIVLIAAVITAGLIAGLFYAYTCSVMPGLGRADARTYVTGMREINIAILNGWFGLSFGGAPLLAAVAAALHFRSELRPALPWLIAGFVLLLVMLIVTMAINVPLNNALEAGFDGDSTDFEALRAKFEGVWERWNLVRTLAAIGGFGALVGGLIVHVRA; this is translated from the coding sequence ATGGCGACGCTGAGCGAGATCGTCCTGATCGCGGCCGTCATCACGGCGGGGTTGATCGCCGGCTTGTTCTACGCGTACACGTGCTCGGTGATGCCGGGGCTGGGGCGGGCGGACGCCCGGACGTATGTGACGGGGATGCGGGAGATCAACATCGCGATCCTCAACGGCTGGTTCGGGCTGAGCTTCGGCGGTGCGCCGCTGCTCGCCGCGGTGGCGGCGGCGCTGCACTTCCGGTCGGAACTGCGGCCCGCGCTGCCGTGGCTCATCGCGGGGTTCGTCCTGCTGCTGGTGATGCTGATCGTGACGATGGCGATCAACGTGCCGCTGAACAACGCGCTCGAAGCGGGTTTCGACGGCGACAGCACCGACTTCGAGGCGCTGCGGGCGAAGTTCGAGGGTGTCTGGGAGCGGTGGAACCTGGTCCGGACCTTGGCCGCGATCGGTGGCTTCGGCGCTCTGGTGGGCGGGCTGATCGTGCACGTCCGCGCCTGA
- a CDS encoding helix-turn-helix domain-containing protein, producing MTKAPAQPWRRLDASVLTRLEPDTAAIASAAMDQVRAGLRTPLDDRTAANLQTTLDVALHAFFSEIGHPDITTDREVYRAQGRAQHTAGRSLEEMLGFYQSAALGVWRQLTSAAPAVDLPTQAIVELGEALFAFIAELSAAAADGYAEARSQAARAGQARRDRLLGLLLSEPAATRDLLDDAASQAMWVLPGSLVVAVTSADVASRLLDRMPGRVLVGRHHDLTAVVMPADRLEWYLGRLRDLLGDDQAGVGPVVPLRSAALSARRASALWRLARTGALGDSPLVHTTDHRIDLLLTADPALAAEFSKDVLAPLAGLPEPARQRLTATLAAWLARPDQPQAIGIELHVHVQTVRYRIRQLRTLFGGTIDDPAGRFALAIALRIDPLVSREPTKGSERSVHPLRPDNGQQP from the coding sequence ATGACGAAGGCGCCGGCACAGCCCTGGCGCAGGCTCGACGCCTCGGTGCTGACCCGGCTGGAGCCCGACACCGCCGCGATCGCGTCCGCCGCGATGGACCAGGTCCGTGCCGGGCTGCGGACCCCGCTGGACGACCGGACCGCGGCGAACCTCCAAACCACCCTCGACGTCGCTTTGCACGCCTTCTTCAGCGAAATCGGCCATCCCGACATCACCACCGACCGGGAGGTCTACCGCGCGCAGGGCCGGGCCCAGCACACCGCGGGCCGCAGCCTCGAGGAGATGCTCGGCTTCTACCAGTCGGCGGCGCTGGGCGTCTGGCGGCAGCTGACCTCGGCGGCACCGGCGGTGGATCTGCCGACCCAGGCGATCGTCGAACTCGGCGAGGCGCTTTTCGCCTTCATCGCGGAACTCTCGGCCGCGGCCGCCGACGGGTACGCCGAAGCACGCTCGCAGGCGGCGAGGGCGGGGCAAGCGCGGCGGGACCGGCTCCTGGGGCTCCTGCTCTCCGAACCGGCCGCCACCCGGGACCTGCTCGACGACGCCGCGAGCCAGGCCATGTGGGTCCTGCCCGGCAGCCTCGTCGTCGCCGTCACCAGCGCCGACGTCGCATCGCGGCTGCTGGACCGGATGCCGGGGCGCGTGCTGGTCGGCCGCCACCACGACCTGACCGCGGTGGTCATGCCCGCCGACCGGCTCGAGTGGTACCTCGGCCGGTTGCGGGATCTGCTCGGCGACGACCAGGCCGGGGTGGGCCCGGTCGTGCCGCTCCGCTCGGCCGCGCTCAGTGCCCGCCGGGCGAGCGCGCTCTGGCGGCTCGCCCGCACCGGCGCGCTCGGCGACAGCCCCCTCGTCCACACCACCGATCACCGCATCGATCTGCTGCTGACCGCCGACCCCGCACTCGCCGCCGAATTCTCGAAAGACGTCCTCGCGCCGTTGGCCGGTCTGCCCGAACCGGCGAGGCAACGGCTCACCGCGACGCTGGCGGCCTGGCTGGCGCGGCCGGATCAGCCGCAGGCGATCGGTATCGAACTGCACGTCCACGTCCAGACCGTCCGGTACCGGATCCGGCAATTGCGGACGCTGTTCGGCGGCACGATCGACGATCCGGCCGGCCGCTTCGCGCTCGCCATCGCACTGAGGATCGACCCGCTGGTATCGAGGGAACCTACAAAAGGCTCAGAGCGGAGCGTCCATCCGCTGCGTCCCGACAACGGACAGCAGCCGTAA
- a CDS encoding helix-turn-helix transcriptional regulator — MDRRQLADFLRSRRERITPADVGLPAGPRRRTPGLRREEVAQLAFISTEYYTRLEQARGPRPSREVLGGLTRALRLSDVERDHLHHLAGAPPGPPPGPSREVRPSILALLHRLPQAAAIVLSATYEVLAWNDLAAALMEDFSALPRRERNLVRRAFLGPRPDGRRLYGVSDVDDFAASAVRNLRATAGRYPDDPEVGGLIRELLDGSEEFARLWAAHDVCAAPMLCTTFRHPVVGPVSVNCDVLDISDRDQQVVIYTADPGTPSENALRLLSVVGTQRMDAPL, encoded by the coding sequence GTGGACAGACGACAACTGGCGGACTTCCTGCGCAGCAGGCGCGAGCGGATCACGCCCGCCGACGTCGGCCTACCCGCCGGGCCCCGCCGCCGCACCCCTGGTCTGCGACGCGAGGAGGTGGCGCAGCTGGCGTTCATCTCGACCGAGTACTACACGCGGCTGGAACAGGCTCGCGGTCCACGGCCCTCGCGCGAGGTATTGGGCGGGCTGACCAGGGCGCTTCGGCTGTCGGACGTGGAACGGGATCACCTGCACCACCTCGCCGGCGCGCCGCCGGGACCGCCGCCCGGCCCGTCCCGCGAGGTCCGGCCGAGCATTCTCGCGCTGCTGCACCGTCTTCCGCAGGCGGCGGCCATCGTGCTGTCGGCGACCTACGAGGTGCTCGCCTGGAACGACCTCGCCGCGGCGCTGATGGAGGACTTCTCCGCGCTGCCCCGACGGGAGCGCAACCTCGTGCGCCGCGCGTTCCTCGGGCCGCGGCCGGACGGGAGGCGGCTGTACGGAGTGTCCGATGTGGACGACTTCGCGGCGAGCGCGGTCCGGAACCTGCGGGCCACCGCCGGCCGCTATCCCGACGATCCCGAAGTCGGCGGCCTGATCCGGGAACTTCTCGACGGCAGTGAGGAATTCGCCCGGCTGTGGGCCGCGCACGACGTGTGCGCCGCGCCGATGCTGTGCACGACGTTCCGGCATCCGGTGGTGGGCCCGGTCAGCGTGAACTGCGACGTCCTCGACATCAGCGACCGGGACCAGCAGGTCGTGATCTACACCGCCGACCCCGGCACGCCGTCGGAGAACGCGTTACGGCTGCTGTCCGTTGTCGGGACGCAGCGGATGGACGCTCCGCTCTGA
- a CDS encoding pentapeptide repeat-containing protein codes for MPALSSLRADCANCFGLCCVVPAFAASADFAITKPAGQACPNLREDSRCGIHDKLRKTGFTGCTVYDCFGAGQKVSQVTFDGEDWRKSPKTAKTMFAVFPVMRDLQELLYYLTEAASLPTSAPIRDDLAELIDRTERMTLDTPGVLRKLDVHSHRGAVNGLLLRASELARAAVPGKKKDRRGADLIGAKLKGANLRGALLRGAYLIGADLRGADLRQADVTGADLRDADLRGADFRDALFLLQSQLDAAKGDATTKLPESLSPPAHW; via the coding sequence GTGCCAGCCCTTTCCAGCCTGCGAGCCGACTGCGCGAACTGCTTCGGCCTGTGCTGTGTCGTCCCGGCCTTCGCGGCGTCGGCCGACTTCGCGATCACCAAACCGGCGGGCCAGGCGTGCCCGAACCTGCGTGAGGACTCGCGGTGCGGCATCCACGACAAGCTCCGCAAGACGGGGTTCACCGGCTGCACGGTCTACGACTGCTTCGGCGCGGGCCAGAAGGTCTCGCAGGTCACCTTCGACGGCGAGGACTGGCGGAAGTCGCCGAAGACGGCGAAAACGATGTTCGCGGTCTTCCCGGTGATGCGGGATCTGCAGGAGCTGCTCTACTACCTCACCGAGGCGGCTTCGCTGCCGACGTCCGCGCCGATCCGTGACGACCTGGCCGAGTTGATCGACCGGACCGAGCGGATGACGCTGGACACGCCCGGCGTGCTGCGGAAACTGGACGTCCACTCGCATCGGGGCGCGGTGAACGGGCTGCTGCTGCGCGCGAGCGAACTCGCCCGCGCCGCCGTGCCGGGCAAGAAGAAGGACCGCCGCGGTGCCGACCTCATCGGCGCGAAGCTCAAGGGAGCGAACCTGCGCGGCGCTCTTTTGCGCGGGGCGTACCTGATCGGCGCAGATCTGCGGGGAGCCGATCTCCGGCAGGCCGACGTCACCGGGGCGGACCTGCGTGACGCCGACCTCCGCGGCGCGGATTTCCGGGACGCGCTCTTCCTCCTCCAGTCGCAATTGGACGCGGCGAAGGGCGACGCGACGACGAAACTGCCGGAGTCGCTGTCCCCTCCGGCGCACTGGTGA